Sequence from the Helicobacter jaachi genome:
TGATTATAGAAAATGTAAGCACAGATTTAGCCAAGGCGATTAAAAGCGTAGCAAAACTAACAAATGCCAAAATAACAACTAAGCCAAGTGCTAAAAAGCAAAAAGACGGCGCGCTAAAAGCGGCACTGAAAGATTTGCAAGAGGGTAACATAACCAAGTGGGATAGTCTTCAGTCATTTAAAAAAGCTATGCAGAGCTAAAATTACAAAGAGCCTAACATGTATAACCTTGAGACTACTAAGCGGTTTGATAAACAATACAAGAAGTTGTCTGCCAAAGACAAAGAGCAAACACTCAAAATAATAGAAAAACTGCTTGCAGGAGAGAGACTAGAGCCGCGATACAAAGACCATAAACTACAAGGCATATATAAAGACTTTCGAGAGTGCCACATAAAGCCCGATTTGCTTTTAATCTATCAAAAACACGAAGACATCTTAGTGCTAGCCTGCATCGCATTAGGCAGTCATAGCGACCTATTTTAGCTCCGGGCTGGATTCTATAGCTGTGATAAATTAGCAAAATTCATGAATCTAGCAGACTAATTTTGCCCTTGTGCGTGGTGATTTTGCCTTGATTTTTAAGCATTTTAAGCGCGCGTGATAGCGATTCTGGGCTAATGCTTAGCTCCTTTGCGATGTGGCGTTGGCTAAGCGTGGCAAGCTTGTGTGCGTGCGTGTTGAGGTAATGCAAAAGGCGCGATTGTAGATTTTGATTAGATTGGGCGATGTGAGATTCTAAAATGCGCACTTTCTGGCAGAGTGAAGCGATAAATAGCAAGCATATTTGATTATCCTGCAGGCAATGTGCGTGAAAGCTTTCAAAACTTATGCTAATAATCTCACAATCCTCGATACATTCGGCATTTGCAGGGTATGAGAGCTGCATAAAAAAGGGCATTTCGGCGATAAATTCAGGCGCGCTAAGCGTGTGGATAGTGCGTTGGGTAGTTTGATGAATGTCTTCTTTGCTTTTATACAGGCGCACTTTGCCCTTAAGGAGTAAAAACAAATATCTCGCCTCCTGCCCTTCAAAGAATAGAATCTGCCCCGCGCTATAGTGGCGCTTGCGCCCGATTTGGCTTAGTGTTTGGAATAGCTCTTGCATATTTGTCCTTTTAATCTTAACAATAATCAAGTTTTTTTCAATCATTTTATCTTAGCATTGCGCGTAATTTTAATATAAAGGATTGGCAATGGAGGCTTTATATCCATATTTTTTAACAATTCACTTAATATGCGCCATTATATTTTTGGGCTATATTTTTACCGATGTAGTCTTGCTTTCTCCACTAAGGAGGCTGCTTGGCGATGAGGCAGCGGATAGAATCTTTAGCATTATTATGAGACGGGGCGTAAAAATTATGCCCATATGTGTGTTGTTATTAGTTATCACAGGTGGCGCGATGATAAGCCGCTACATAGGCAGCTCGCAGGGATTTTTTGAGACACATTTGCAAATGCTGCTTGTGATTAAAGTGGGCTTAGCGCTCTGCATTGTGGCGATGGTTATCACTTCGCTTGTGTGCAAATTTTTAGGTGTAAGAAACCCTATCGGTGGTATCATTCACCCTGCAGTTTTGGTGCTTGGATTTTGCATCGTAATCCTTGCAAAACTCGCATTTTATCTCTAAACTTTTAAGGAGTGGCGATGAAGCATAAAGACATTGATATGGATTCTATCCGCAGGCTTATGGATATTTTCTATGGCAAGATACGCGCGGATAAAACAGGGCTAGGCGATATTTTTAATAATAAAATTGGCACAAGCGAGGAGGAGTGGAGCGCGCATAAGGCAAAGATTGCAAGCTTTTGGCAGGGTATGCTCTTAAGTAGCGGGGATTATAATGGACAGCCGCTCAAGGCGCATTTGGAGTTGCCACCATTTCCGCGCGAATTTTTTGCCACTTGGCTCAAACTTTTTGAGGAGAGTTTGAAAGAAGTGTATGAGAGCGATGAGCCTGTGGCGATTATCCTGCACCGCGCACAGATGATAGCCCAACGATTTCAATATATGATTTATGAGAGCGGGTATAATCATTAAAGTTTTGTGTAGCAATCGCGCATTTAGGTGATTTAGCAATTTTTTATAGGGCAAATAGTTGGAGGGTAGAAGTGGAGAGCGCATTTGGATTAATAGCTTTTGTTTTGCTCTGCGCGTTTATGTGCTATAAGGTGTATATGCTTTTTAAGTGAGGGCATACAATCTCGCATAATTGCGCGCCTTTTAAAAGCCAAAGGCTAAAAATATAGCCTTATACCTAGCATACTTGTGGGGTGCAAATCACTAGCGCGCACATTGTTATTAAGCAAATTTACTCTAACAAGCAGGGCGAGATTCTGTTTGAGATTAATGCTAAAAGTAGTGTCAAGTAGGTGGTTAAAGTGCGTTGGGCTATAAGCTCTAAATTTATATTCGGCAGTAAATTTAAGGCGTGCATTATTTGATGCCACTATGCCAAGCACCGAAGAAAGCGCAAAATCGCCCTTATGCATATTGACAAAAAATGTCGGCTCAAGCATATAATACGCATAGGCAATATCGCCAAAATCAAGCGATAATCCTCCGCCAAATGCTGCAAAATAATGCAAAGATGTGTCATTAAAAGTGCGGTTAAAGCCCGTTTCTAAACGATAGGAAAAGGGTTTAAAAAATTTGCCCATAGGCGCTATTGAGGCAATGGATAAAATATTTAGCTCATAAATCTTTGCGCCTTTAAAATCATGCGTGCTAGTATCATAAAAGCCTAGCGCGCGCATAAACTCAATTTGCGAGCCTTTGAGATAACCTATGTCATTATCGGTAATATCATGGAAAGTGATACGAAAATCAAGCGCTGGGTGCGTGCCTTGCGCGTTATTTAGCACAAGGGGCGTTATTCTCAAACTGCGATTACCCTCCAAAATATTAGCAGGCTCTTTAATTGGCACAGGCGTGCTTGCACCTAGCTTTGAGCGCATAGAGGCAAGCTCGTGGGCAATATGCGTGTAAGTGTCTTTTTCTAGCTTGCCCTTAATGAAGCGATATTCGCTTAATTCCATAGCAGATTCTAAAATATATTGCTTGCTTTGTGTGTTAAACGCGGGATTATCAAGCATTTGCGCCATTTGCACAGAATCTAGCGCGGTATTGGCAAGCTTTTTTGCCATGCTTACTTCTTTAAAGCTCATTAATTTTTCATACGCATAAAGCTTGGTGCGCTTACTTGGGCGATAGGTAAAGTTTGTGATGAGATTAGCGCGCTGCAGGGCAAAAATGGTCTCTGGCGGATTAACTTGATAGATAAACTCATGGCGTAATTTTAGGCTAGGGCGCGCGACTTCAAGCAGCCACAGCACATTATATGAGCAGTTTCTATGGAAAAAATAATATGAGCTAAAGCCATCGCTTAGCTCCCACATATGTTTATAGAGCTGCATAATCTCATCACGATTAAAATTAAGCTCATACTCCCACATATCGCGTGCTTCGGTGTTTGAGTATTCTTTGATTTTATTATAATAGGGCAGTATGTCATAGCTCCCTGTATAGAATCCAAAAAGTCCCTTAAATGCGAAAATAAAGGCATTTTCTTGGCTCTGGTCGGCATCGGCTTGATAATTTATTGCAAAGGCGAGTAGGCGGGATTGAAATACAGAATCTAGCAGCAAAAATGTATGTCCAAACATCGAGGCGGGCGAATTAATATGCGCTGAAGGGAAAATCATGCTCGCCTTTGTGGGCGCGATATAATTTAGCATAGCTTTAAATTCTGCGCAATCTAGTTTGGGCAAATGCGTAAAATCTAAATGCTTTGAGAGATAGGCAAATCGTGCGGGGAAGCGGCATAGCGCGTGATAATCTTGTGGCTCAATGGAACGCGTGGGGAGCTTTATATCATATTTTTTATACTCCTCAATCACTACTTTGCGCTTATCAATAATGGCTTGAGGCACGACTATTTCACTTACAGGCTGATAAAATGCCCTAATGCTTGCCTCAAGCTCATCTTGGGCTAGGTGCTTAGAATCTGCAAAGTGCGGCGTAAGAAAAAAGTAGGGTGAAATAATTTCGCTTGTATTTTTATCGATGTGTAATAAATCTTTCCACTCTTTTGTGTCTGCTAAATGCAATTCTCGCGCCTGCTGCAGCAAATGCTCAATGGCTTGCATTTGCGCTGGAGTTATAGAATCTGCTTGAGTGGGTGATACATTTGGAGAGTCTGCAGATTCTGTATTTATAGAATCTAGCGCATGAGAATCTAAAGCGTTAGAATCTGGGGCAGTGGAATTTGCTTTTATAGAATCTAGTGCCGCATAATGAATATTTTCCTGAATATCTTGCGCAAAAACACAAGCCAAACTAAAGATATAAATTAAAATTAATGGGGATAAAAAACGCATAGATTAAATGAATAAAATTCTTGAATGCCCTCTAGATTCTATAGAATCTAGAGGAGAGGCATTATAAAGAAGCAGCTCCATCAAGCACATCTGCGCTTTGAGCATTTTTGCTTGCATAGAGTTTGTTGTAGTTTTCTTGTAGTGCTACTTTAAATGCTTCTTTTTCTGTTACATTCAAAAGCTCTACAAGTGTATCAAGATGCTCGCCTTTACCTTGTGCGATTTCTTGAGAAAGAGAGTCCATATTTGCAGCTACAAACTCTTGTGTGCGGCTATCCATAGCGATTGAGCCACTTTTACAGCCAAGTGTTCCTGAAGTGATACCAAATGTTTGGTTCCAAGAAGTGCTGTTTGTAGTTACTTGCAATAGATTCCAAATAAGACCTTGCTTGTCGATAAGGTATGAACCAAGACCGCAACCTGTGTTAGTGTTTGCCGCAGCAAAAACACCGCTTACCAAACTTGAGCTAAGAGCCAAGCTAACAAGAATTTTTTTCATCATCTGTCCTTTTTGTGGGATATGTTTCAAAAGAAACGCCGCATTCTACCAAAAAAAAAAAAATAGGCAAATAGTACAAAAAAATGATTGTTAATCACAAAAGCGTTTAAGTATTTCATCATAAGATTCTATGCGTCTATCGCGCAAAAATGGCCACATACGGCGCACCTCCTCGCTGCGCGCTAAATCAATATGCGCATATAAAATCTCCTCTGCCTCCTCACTAGCTTGCGCTAAAAGTTCGCCTTGCGCACCAAAGGCAAAGCTTGAACCCCAAAAGCGTATTCCGCTGCCCACACCGCTTATATCTTTTTCAAAACCTACGCGATTAATGGCTAAAGTAGGTAAGCCATTAGCAATGCTATGCCCCCTTTGCACGGCAATCCACGCTTGCTTTTGCCTTGCTTTCTCCTCTATACTATCCTCATCAAACCACCCAATGGCTGTGGGATAAATGAGCATTTGCGCACCTTTTAGCGCCATTATGCGCGCCGCTTCAGGATACCATTGGTCCCAGCAGATAAGCACGCCAAGCTTGCCTAGACTCGTGCAAATAGGCTCAAAGCCCAAATCGCCCGGAGTAAAATAGAATTTTTCATAAAATTGTGGGTCATCAGGAATGTGCATTTTGCGATATTTGCCAGCAAGTGAGCCATCTTTTTCAAACACAAGGGCGGTATTGTGATAAATGCCTGCTGTGCGCTTTTCAAAAAGTGAAGTGAGCAGCACAATGGAGTGTTTTTTTGCCAGCGCGCTAAAAAAGGCTCTATCTGCGTCAAAATCGCTAGCATAGTCAAAAAAGCGTGAATTTTCACTTTGGCAAAAATATTCACGCGTGTGCAGTTCTTGCAGTGCGACAAGCTGCGCGTCAGAATCTGCAGCCTCTTTAATCATACGCGCGCTAGATTCTATCATCGCTTCTCTACTGCCTTTGTATGCCTGCTGCAAAAGCGCGACTTTAATGTGTGAGGGGGTATTCATAGAATCTACTCCTCATCATCATATTCGCTATCAGGATTGGCATAGTCGTCATCATCATAATTGTATGAGTAGTCTTCATCGCCCTCATAGTCCTCATCATAATCCTCTCCATATTCCTCCTCGTAGCCATCATAGCCCTCTTCATTGTCAAATTCATCTTCATATTCATCATCTAAATCTTGCAAATCATCAAAATCCATTTTTAATCCTCCTTGAGTATATCTTGAACTATCTCACTTGCAATGGTTAGCCCAAAGCTCGCCGTTACAGCGCTAAAGCTGCCTAGTGGCTTGCAGCGTGGCACTTCAGGGCTAAAGACGGCTTTGAAAGGCTTTTTTACCCTTGCTTTTTTGAGATTATCACGCAATTTGCGCGCGAATTTATCCCCATAGCTTTTCCAAATATTATCCACGCGAATATTTAGGGGGCTTAATTTTTTTGCGCTACCTGTGGAGACAAGATACTTGCCAAATGGCTTATTTGCAGCAATTTGCGCGATTTGCACTTTAGCATTTATATCATCAATGGCATCAATTATATAATCAAAAGTCATAATATCAAAGGTATGGAGAAATTCCTCATTTACGCGCTCATTTATGGGCTTTACGCCCTTATACATATCGGCTAATACATGCACTTTAGATTCTCCCACATGCTCTGCGCCGATTTGTCGGTTTTGGTTAGTTACATCAAAGTAATCTTTATCCACAATGGTGATATTCTGCACGCCACTGCGATAGAGGCAATCTAGTGCAAAGCTCCCCACGCCACCAACGCCAAACAACACCACGCTTTTACTTTGCAAATGCTCAAAATGCGCGCCAAAAATAATGCGCGAGCGTGTGAATCTATCAATTACTTCACTCATTTATCTATCCACGAGCAGAGATTGGCATTATCCTCATAGCTTGTCATATCAAGCTTAATTGGCGTAATGGACACATAATGTTCAAATGTCGCTTTAAAATCCGAGCCATTGGCATATAGCGTATCTTTGCGCTCCTCCCATTGCAGCGGGTGCAAGCCTAGCCAGTAGTATTCTTGCCCGCGTGGATTGCGATGCAGGTGTGCTTCATCGGCATAGATTCTATAACCCATTTGCGTGATTTTGTATCCTTTGCATTCCTGCGGGGTAATGGGCGGGATATTGATATTAAGAAATTTGCGCTCCCCTAGCGGATAGCCTTTTTCAAAAATCATTGTAATAATGTCTTTAATGGCTTGTTTGGCAAGGGAAAAATCACAATGTTTTGTGCGATTTCTATCGTCCATAATTTGTGAGATAGCTAGTGAGGGAACGCCCTGAATGCACGCCTCCATAGCCCCTGCACAAGTGCCAGAATAAGTAATATCCTCTCCCATATTTGAGCCTAAATTGATGCCAGATACTACCAAATCAGGCTTAAAATCCTTATACAGCGTGTTTAGAGCCAAATACACGCAATCACTAGGCGTGCCATCATCAAGCTTATAAAAATCATCATCAAGCCGCACAAAGCTTAGCGGGCGTGTGAGAGTTAGCCCATGCGCGCAGGCGGATTTTTCGCTTGCAGGCGCTACAATCATAATATGCGCTATATCGCTTAAAGCCTCTCTTAGCGCGAGTAAGCCGCTAGATTCAAAGCCATCATCATTAGTAAGTAGAATTTTTTTCATACAATATCCTTAAAATAATCTTGCAAAAGTGCAGTGAAATTTTCACAAAGCGGAGCTTCAAAGTGATGAATTTTATCCAAAAGCTCTTGTTTTTTGCGTGTAAATTCTTTTTGCGCGCCCTCTAAGCCAAGCAGATTTACATAGCTATTTTTATGCGCGTCATTATGCGTAGTTTTGCCCGCCTGCTTAGTATCAAGGCACACATCAATAATATCATCACGCAATTGAAAATAAATGCCAAGCTCTAAGCCAAAGGCATACAACGCAGCAGTGAGTTTAGAATCTGCATTTGCAATAATAGCGCCAAATTCTAGCGCGGTGGCGATAAGTTTGGCAGTTTTGTTTGTGTGAATGATTTGGAGTTGCTCAAGGGAAAGCTTTGTATCCTCAAACGCACAATCAAGCACCTGCCCTAGCACCATACCGCCAATGCCCGCATTAAGAGCTAGGGCATGTATGAGCGCGAGTTTTGTTTGCGCATCTAGCCTTGCTTCCGTAAGTAAGGCAAAGGCGTAGGTATTTAGCCCATCGCCTACAAGCAGAGCAAGCATCTCCCCATACTTTGTGTGCAAAGTGGCATGCCCGCGCCTAAGAGAGGCATTATCCATACAGGGCAAATCATCGTGGATAAGCGAATAAGTATGAATACACTCAATGGCAAGTGCGGGAAGATAGGCATTTTTAATCATTTGCGGCGCGAGGGCGTTAGTTACGCAAAAGAGCAGGGCAGGGCGGAAGCGCTTGCCACCATTTTTCATCATCTCCCACAAAGCCACTTCATATTCTAAATGAAAGCTTGGAATGCGCGGCGCTTGCTCAATGAGAAATAACTCAAAATCTTTTAGAATCTCAAAAATATTTTGCTGCATATTTGCTCCCATTTCTATTTTTACACTTACACTTTGATGAAAATCTCAAGATTATCGCGCATAATTAAAAGCTGCATTTTGCCCTCAAATCGCTCATCAAAACGAGATTGTGAAAGCAGCCATTTAAGCCTTTCAAAGCGTTTATGCGCGCTAGTGGTTTGAGACGTGATAATTGGCTCTTTATTTATCCATAAGATTCTATCGCCCGCGCGTAATTGGCTAAAACGCCCAGCCATAGCGGGATTAATAGACACAATGGTCATATTTTCATCAATATTAATGCCAAAACGCTCCAAAAATGTCTCTTTTAGCAAAAAGCCTCCATATCTTTGGCTTACACGCACGCTAAGAGTGAGAATCTTACCTTTGCGTTTAAGCGTTACTTTAGCTAGAGAATCTTTTTTAAGATTGCTGATAATCCATTCGGCTTGCCCGCTGTTTAGGACTTTTGTGCCATTAATGGAGAGCAATTCATCGCTAGGCTCAAAGGGATTATTTGGCATAAAGGGGTCAATAGTGCTAACAATAGCCTTGCTAGATTCTAAACGAATGCCCAAATCACCATAGTATGGGGACTTTTGCGCAAGAAATCTATCAATATATTTTTTTTCTATAAATTTGCCATTGCCCACGCCTAAGCCATAAATCTGATAGCAGATATTGCCTAGCACGCCATTAACTTGCGTGGGCGCTGAAAAGTGTGCATAATTAAGAAAGCCATTTTGTCGCTTAGTGATATGCCCTACATGCACTTTTGGGCTAGCTGAAATGAAGGCTAAATTTTTATCATTTAATGTGCGAGAATCTAGCGTGAGCAGCTCATAGCTTTGCTTTGTGCGGGGCAGGGCGATAAGGTAGAGTCCAATAAATCTATCGGCTTTTAGGATTTTTACATGTTGAGGTGGCTCTAGTGAAAATAAGATATGGCTTTGCTGCGCGCCATTTTTTAGGCTAATGGCATAGCTTGAGCCAACAGGCGTGCTAGCTGCTTTAAAATATTTAATACAATGCGAATAGTCATACGCGCGCAAACACGCCAAAGAGGCAAGAAAAATAAAGCAGATTCTAAAAAATACTAAAGTATGCTTATCCATTTGGCTTTCCACCAAAGATATTTAAGCCCCCACCAAGTCCGCTAAGCAAATTAAGTGCGCTTGATTGTCGATTATCCTCCACGCTTTTGCGCAAATCATTGAGCGCGCTTATAAGCAGAATCTGCAGAGATTCTCTATCTGCTAGCAAACTTTGGTCGATGTCAATATCAGTAATTTCTCCATTACCATTACAGCTCACACTCACTAGCCCGCCGCCACTTTTAGCTGTAAGGGTAGTTTGCTTATTTTGCTCCTCTAGCTCTTTTATAGAATCTTGCATCGAGCCTAGCATCGCTCCAAACTGATTTGTGTCAAACATTTTGCACCTCCACGCTATATGTCATTACTGATTGATAGAATCTGATTATGTTCGCCCACCTGCACGATAGTTGGTTGATAGTTTTTAAGCTCATCTTGTGTATATGTCGCATAGGCAATAATGATGATAATATCACCCACCTGCACTTTACGCGCCGCAGCACCATTTAAGCAAATCTCTCCCTTTTTGTCGCCATAAATCACATAGGTGCTAAAGCGCTCACCATTGTTGATATTGACAATTTCTACTTTCATACCTGCGGGGATATTTGCGCTTTGGGCAAGCTCTTTGTCAATAGTGATTGAGCCGATGTAGTTGAGATTAGCATCGCTCACGCGGGCGCGGTGGATTTTGGAATAGAGCATTTCAAATTGCATAATGTGCCTTGCTTTGTGGTTTATACTTTTGGTGAGGCGCGATTCTAGCATAAAAGTATTTCATTTTGTCTATTAATTTGATGTTAGGGCTTAAAAGATATGTTTGATGGTCCATAAAAGCGAGTTATTTGAGCGTATATGCTGCAAGAAGTCGCTAAAAATTATCAAAGAGGGTATAGAAATTATGCAGCAAAGCACGGGCGGGATATGATAAAACTTTGTAGGATTTATGTAAATTTTCATTTTCTCCTAAGCCCACTTTAAGCTTTAAGCCTGTAATATTTCACTCCCATTTGATTGAGCTTCTAGTCTCTTCTCTTAGGTTTTCATTACAAAGTTTTTAGTT
This genomic interval carries:
- a CDS encoding type II toxin-antitoxin system YafQ family toxin yields the protein MYNLETTKRFDKQYKKLSAKDKEQTLKIIEKLLAGERLEPRYKDHKLQGIYKDFRECHIKPDLLLIYQKHEDILVLACIALGSHSDLF
- a CDS encoding Crp/Fnr family transcriptional regulator, which encodes MQELFQTLSQIGRKRHYSAGQILFFEGQEARYLFLLLKGKVRLYKSKEDIHQTTQRTIHTLSAPEFIAEMPFFMQLSYPANAECIEDCEIISISFESFHAHCLQDNQICLLFIASLCQKVRILESHIAQSNQNLQSRLLHYLNTHAHKLATLSQRHIAKELSISPESLSRALKMLKNQGKITTHKGKISLLDS
- a CDS encoding copper resistance protein CopD; this encodes MEALYPYFLTIHLICAIIFLGYIFTDVVLLSPLRRLLGDEAADRIFSIIMRRGVKIMPICVLLLVITGGAMISRYIGSSQGFFETHLQMLLVIKVGLALCIVAMVITSLVCKFLGVRNPIGGIIHPAVLVLGFCIVILAKLAFYL
- a CDS encoding group III truncated hemoglobin; the encoded protein is MKHKDIDMDSIRRLMDIFYGKIRADKTGLGDIFNNKIGTSEEEWSAHKAKIASFWQGMLLSSGDYNGQPLKAHLELPPFPREFFATWLKLFEESLKEVYESDEPVAIILHRAQMIAQRFQYMIYESGYNH
- a CDS encoding DUF4105 domain-containing protein, with the protein product MACVFAQDIQENIHYAALDSIKANSTAPDSNALDSHALDSINTESADSPNVSPTQADSITPAQMQAIEHLLQQARELHLADTKEWKDLLHIDKNTSEIISPYFFLTPHFADSKHLAQDELEASIRAFYQPVSEIVVPQAIIDKRKVVIEEYKKYDIKLPTRSIEPQDYHALCRFPARFAYLSKHLDFTHLPKLDCAEFKAMLNYIAPTKASMIFPSAHINSPASMFGHTFLLLDSVFQSRLLAFAINYQADADQSQENAFIFAFKGLFGFYTGSYDILPYYNKIKEYSNTEARDMWEYELNFNRDEIMQLYKHMWELSDGFSSYYFFHRNCSYNVLWLLEVARPSLKLRHEFIYQVNPPETIFALQRANLITNFTYRPSKRTKLYAYEKLMSFKEVSMAKKLANTALDSVQMAQMLDNPAFNTQSKQYILESAMELSEYRFIKGKLEKDTYTHIAHELASMRSKLGASTPVPIKEPANILEGNRSLRITPLVLNNAQGTHPALDFRITFHDITDNDIGYLKGSQIEFMRALGFYDTSTHDFKGAKIYELNILSIASIAPMGKFFKPFSYRLETGFNRTFNDTSLHYFAAFGGGLSLDFGDIAYAYYMLEPTFFVNMHKGDFALSSVLGIVASNNARLKFTAEYKFRAYSPTHFNHLLDTTFSINLKQNLALLVRVNLLNNNVRASDLHPTSMLGIRLYF
- a CDS encoding DUF3015 family protein, giving the protein MKKILVSLALSSSLVSGVFAAANTNTGCGLGSYLIDKQGLIWNLLQVTTNSTSWNQTFGITSGTLGCKSGSIAMDSRTQEFVAANMDSLSQEIAQGKGEHLDTLVELLNVTEKEAFKVALQENYNKLYASKNAQSADVLDGAASL
- a CDS encoding carbon-nitrogen hydrolase, which encodes MNTPSHIKVALLQQAYKGSREAMIESSARMIKEAADSDAQLVALQELHTREYFCQSENSRFFDYASDFDADRAFFSALAKKHSIVLLTSLFEKRTAGIYHNTALVFEKDGSLAGKYRKMHIPDDPQFYEKFYFTPGDLGFEPICTSLGKLGVLICWDQWYPEAARIMALKGAQMLIYPTAIGWFDEDSIEEKARQKQAWIAVQRGHSIANGLPTLAINRVGFEKDISGVGSGIRFWGSSFAFGAQGELLAQASEEAEEILYAHIDLARSEEVRRMWPFLRDRRIESYDEILKRFCD
- a CDS encoding ThiF family adenylyltransferase, with the translated sequence MSEVIDRFTRSRIIFGAHFEHLQSKSVVLFGVGGVGSFALDCLYRSGVQNITIVDKDYFDVTNQNRQIGAEHVGESKVHVLADMYKGVKPINERVNEEFLHTFDIMTFDYIIDAIDDINAKVQIAQIAANKPFGKYLVSTGSAKKLSPLNIRVDNIWKSYGDKFARKLRDNLKKARVKKPFKAVFSPEVPRCKPLGSFSAVTASFGLTIASEIVQDILKED
- the surE gene encoding 5'/3'-nucleotidase SurE, yielding MKKILLTNDDGFESSGLLALREALSDIAHIMIVAPASEKSACAHGLTLTRPLSFVRLDDDFYKLDDGTPSDCVYLALNTLYKDFKPDLVVSGINLGSNMGEDITYSGTCAGAMEACIQGVPSLAISQIMDDRNRTKHCDFSLAKQAIKDIITMIFEKGYPLGERKFLNINIPPITPQECKGYKITQMGYRIYADEAHLHRNPRGQEYYWLGLHPLQWEERKDTLYANGSDFKATFEHYVSITPIKLDMTSYEDNANLCSWIDK
- a CDS encoding polyprenyl synthetase family protein, whose translation is MQQNIFEILKDFELFLIEQAPRIPSFHLEYEVALWEMMKNGGKRFRPALLFCVTNALAPQMIKNAYLPALAIECIHTYSLIHDDLPCMDNASLRRGHATLHTKYGEMLALLVGDGLNTYAFALLTEARLDAQTKLALIHALALNAGIGGMVLGQVLDCAFEDTKLSLEQLQIIHTNKTAKLIATALEFGAIIANADSKLTAALYAFGLELGIYFQLRDDIIDVCLDTKQAGKTTHNDAHKNSYVNLLGLEGAQKEFTRKKQELLDKIHHFEAPLCENFTALLQDYFKDIV
- a CDS encoding DUF7488 domain-containing protein: MDKHTLVFFRICFIFLASLACLRAYDYSHCIKYFKAASTPVGSSYAISLKNGAQQSHILFSLEPPQHVKILKADRFIGLYLIALPRTKQSYELLTLDSRTLNDKNLAFISASPKVHVGHITKRQNGFLNYAHFSAPTQVNGVLGNICYQIYGLGVGNGKFIEKKYIDRFLAQKSPYYGDLGIRLESSKAIVSTIDPFMPNNPFEPSDELLSINGTKVLNSGQAEWIISNLKKDSLAKVTLKRKGKILTLSVRVSQRYGGFLLKETFLERFGINIDENMTIVSINPAMAGRFSQLRAGDRILWINKEPIITSQTTSAHKRFERLKWLLSQSRFDERFEGKMQLLIMRDNLEIFIKV
- a CDS encoding YbaB/EbfC family nucleoid-associated protein, yielding MFDTNQFGAMLGSMQDSIKELEEQNKQTTLTAKSGGGLVSVSCNGNGEITDIDIDQSLLADRESLQILLISALNDLRKSVEDNRQSSALNLLSGLGGGLNIFGGKPNG
- the panD gene encoding aspartate 1-decarboxylase is translated as MQFEMLYSKIHRARVSDANLNYIGSITIDKELAQSANIPAGMKVEIVNINNGERFSTYVIYGDKKGEICLNGAAARKVQVGDIIIIIAYATYTQDELKNYQPTIVQVGEHNQILSISNDI